A region of the Amycolatopsis sp. cg13 genome:
CGTCACGCTCACCTTCCGCGAACCCACCGCGATTGAGAACCGCGGCACCGTCCCGTCGGGACAACTGGTGGTGCACAAGGGAGAACAGCTCACTTTCGCCGCCGGTGCGCAGGTCCCCGGCGTCAGCGGAGAGGTCGCGCTCGGCGGGCCGGAGTGGCAGCGGCCGCTGCTGGAGATCGACAAGGGCTACCCGCTGCTCGGCACGTGGGCGGTGCTCATCGCGACCGTCCTCGGCACGATGGGCCTTCCGCATGTCCTGATGCGCTTCCACACCAGCCCGGACGGCCGCGCCGCGCGTCGCACCGCCGCGATAACCGTGGCGCTGCTCGGGGTTTTCTACCTCTTCCCCGGTATCTACGGCGTCCTCGGCCGGGTGCTCGTCCCGCAGCTGTACTTGTCCGGCAACACCGACACCGTGGTCGTCGCGCTGCCCTCACAAGTCGATCACAGCTGGGCCGGGCAGTTGTTCACCGCGTTGCTCACCGCGGGCGCGTTCGCGGCGTTTCTGGCTACGTCACTGGGATTGCTGCTGGTGATGTCCGGTGCGCTCGCCTACGACCTGATGCCCGGCGGCCTGCGTCGCCTGCGGGTGACGGTCGTGTTCGCCGCGATCGCGATGGTGCTGCTCGCGCTGCCGTCCGCGCGGCTTGACGCCGGAGTGCTGGTGACGTGGGGGTTCACCGTCGCCGCGTCCACGTTCTGCCCGCTGCTCGTGCTCGGCATCTGGTGGCAGCGGCTCACCGCGGCCGGTGCGATCGCCGGCGTGCTCACCGGGCTGGCTGCCTCATCCGGGTCAATCCTGTTTGCGCTGGCCGGACCCGCGATGCAGGGTTGGGTGGCGATCTTGGTCTCGCAACCGGCACCCTGGTCAGTACCGCTCGCGTTCGGCGTGATGATCACGGTGTCACTGCGCGGGCGCCCACCGTCCTGGGCCGGGGCCGCGATGCTGCGCCTGCACCTCGACGAACGCCCTTCGTCCACGCCCGGTGACCGTTCGTCAACCGTTCGTCGTGCGGCGAGGCGTTTGAGCCGCTGACGGTTCCGCTGGCTCGGAGTCCTCCCTACTGTGTCGCGCACCACATCCGCAGCGTCGCACAAGGGAGATCCCATGAGCGCAGGCGACCCGTCCGGCGCGCCGCCGGACACGATCTGGGAGCAGGCGCACGACAGCGCCGAGTTCCGCGAACTCCGCGGCCGGCTGCGCCGGTTCGTGTTCCCGATGGCCGGACTGTTCCTCGCCTGGTACCTGCTCTACGTCCTGCTCGCCGACTACGCGCACGGGTTCATGAGCACGAAGATCACCGGCAACTTCACCGTCGGCCTGCTCTTCGGGCTGCTGCAGTTCGTCTCCACGTTCCTCATCACGTGGCTGTACGTGCGCTACGCCAACAAGAAGCTCGACCCGCTGGCCGAGCGGATCAAGGACGACATCGAGAATCCGGCTAAGGAGGGCGCGTGAGCACGCTCGCGGCGAGCGTCGAGGGCAGCAGCCCGACGCTCAACATCACGATCTTCGCGCTGTTCGTGGTCATCACCCTGGTGATCGTGTTCCGCGCGAGCCGCAACACGAAGACCGCGTCCGACTACTACGCGGCCGGCCGCGCGTTCACCGGCCCGCAGAACGGCATCGCGATCTCCGGCGACTACCTCTCGGCGGCGTCGTTCCTCGGCATCGCCGGCGCCATCGCGGTGTACGGCTACGACGGGTTCCTGTACTCGATCGGCTTCCTGGTGGCGTGGCTGGTCGCGCTGCTGCTGGTGGCGGAACTGCTGCGCAACACCGGCAAGTTCACCATGGGCGACGTGCTGGCGTTCCGGATGCGGCAACGCCCGGTGCGCGCCGCGGCGGCGGTTTCGACGCTCGTGGTGTCGTTCTTCTACCTGCTGGCGCAGATGGCGGGCGCGGGCGGCCTGGTCGCGCTGCTGCTGGGCATCGAGGGCAAGGCCGCGCAGTCGCTGGTGATCGCGGTGGTCGGCGTGATCATGATCGCCTACGTTCTCATCGGCGGCATGAAGGGCACGACCTGGGTCCAGATCATCAAGGCGGCGCTGCTGATCGTCGGCGCGCTGGCGATGACGCTGTGGGTGCTCGGCAAGTACGGCTTCAACTTCTCCGCGCTGCTGCAGGGCGCGGTCGACAAGGCGGGCCACGCCGGCGAAGCGCTGCTCGGGCCGGGCAAGCAGTACGGCACCAACGGCACGACGAAGCTGGACTTCTTCTCCCTCGGCATCGCGCTGGTGCTGGGCACCGCGGGCCTGCCGCACGTGCTGATGCGCTTCTACACCGTGCCGACCGCGCGCGAGGCGCGTCGTTCGGTGGTGTGGGCGATCGTGCTGATCGGCGTGTTCTACCTGTTCACCCTGGTGCTCGGCTACGGCGCGGGCGCGCTGGTCGGACCGGACGCGATCAAGAAGGCACCGGGCGGCGTGAACTCCGCGGCGCCGTTGCTCGCGCTGAACCTCGGCGGCCCGGTGCTGCTCGGGTTGATCTCGGCGATCGCGTTCGCCACGATCCTCGCCGTGGTGGCGGGTTTGACGATCACCGCGTCCGCCTCGTTCGCCCACGACGTCTACGCGAACGTGTTGAAGAAGGGCAAGGCCAACACCGGTTCGGAGGTCCGGGTCGCCCGGATCACCGCGGTGGTGATCGGCATCGTCGCGATTCTCGGCGGCATTCTGGCGAATGGGCAGAACGTCGCGTTCCTGGTGGCGCTGGCCTTCGCGGTGGCGGCTTCGGCGAACCTGCCGACGATTCTGTACTCGCTGTTCTGGAAGCGATTCAACACCCAGGGCGCGCTGTGGAGCATTTACGGCGGGCTGATCGTGACGATCGTGCTCATCGTGTTCTCGCCCGCCGTTTCCGGGAAGCCGGTCGACCCGAAGACGGGCAAGAGCGCGTCGATGCTGCAGGGCGTCGACTTCCACTGGTTCCCGCTCGACAACCCGGGCCTGGTGTCCATTCCGATCGCGTTCGTCCTCGGCTGGCTCGGCACGATCCTGTCGAAGGAACACGACAAGGCGAAGTACGCCGAAATGGAAGTACGGGCGCTCACCGGCGCTGGCGCGGAAAAGGCCGTGCAGCACTGAGTTTGCCCCGCTGAAACCGCTGGGTGCCGCTTTCGCCGCGGCACCCAGCGGTTTTTTCAATACGGCAGCTTCCCCTGCGCGATCCCGCCGAGCGTGCTTTCCAGCACTCCGCGCAGATACCGCCACAACCCGGCCCCCAGGGAAATCCGGGCTACCCCCAGTTCGGCAAGCCCGGCCAGACCCGGACCACCGGGAAGCGCCGAAGCGTTGACCGGACCGCCCACCTGACGGACGAATTCGGCCAGCACTTCCGGCGAACGCACGAGAATCGGGTACACACAATCCGCGCCGGCCTCAAGGTACGCGCGCCCGCGAGCCACCGCGTCGTCGAGCACCGCCTGCTCGTCCGGTGCGCCGAGGAACGAATCCACCCGCGCGTTGACGACGAGCCCGTCACCGGCCGCCCGGCGCAGCCCAGCGAGCCACTCCGCCTGTTCCGCCGCCGGTCGCTGACTGCCCTTGCCGTGATCGGTGTCCTCGATATTGCAGCCGACCGCACCGATTTCCTTCAGCCGGGCAGCAAGATCGGCTGGCGCCAAGCCATATCCAGCCTCGGCATCGACCGTCACCGGCACCGACACCGCATCCACGATCCGCTTGGCCGCCGCGAGCATCTCGTCCGCGGACCCGCCCTCGTGGTCCGACTGCCCGAGCGCCGCCGCGACCGCCGCGGAACTCGTTGCCACGATGGGGAATCCGGCCGCTTCCACCGCCTGCGCGGTATCCGCGTCCCAAGCGTTAGGCAGGATCAACGGCTTCCCGGGAACATGCAACGCCCGCAGCTTCTCGGCGCTCACTCCGCACGCTCCGGCAGCGGGGCGTGGCTCGCGACCATGAGCCGGTTCCAGGTGTTGATGACCACGACGCACCACGCCAGCGCGCGGTACTGGTCCTCGGTGAACACGCGGACGGCCTCGGCGTAGACGTCTTCGGGGACGTCCTTGTGGTCCGAGATCAGAGTCATCGCCTCGGTGTAG
Encoded here:
- a CDS encoding cation acetate symporter, which gives rise to MDIALAVAPVVLVTLLIGVRGVAAMRTTSDFLVASRRISPFVNSAAVSGEYLSAASFLGVAGLMVKDGVGALWYPVGFTAGYVAMLVLVAAPMRRSGALTVPDFAEARLASPALRRLAAVVVLVIGTIYVVPQFRTAGLVLTAVGGTPYWVGVVIAGTAVSVTLALGGMRAATYVQAFQFFLKLVLFLVPALWLVLHIGSETRDASLTPVEFTRFSHATPVQFDHDVTLTFREPTAIENRGTVPSGQLVVHKGEQLTFAAGAQVPGVSGEVALGGPEWQRPLLEIDKGYPLLGTWAVLIATVLGTMGLPHVLMRFHTSPDGRAARRTAAITVALLGVFYLFPGIYGVLGRVLVPQLYLSGNTDTVVVALPSQVDHSWAGQLFTALLTAGAFAAFLATSLGLLLVMSGALAYDLMPGGLRRLRVTVVFAAIAMVLLALPSARLDAGVLVTWGFTVAASTFCPLLVLGIWWQRLTAAGAIAGVLTGLAASSGSILFALAGPAMQGWVAILVSQPAPWSVPLAFGVMITVSLRGRPPSWAGAAMLRLHLDERPSSTPGDRSSTVRRAARRLSR
- a CDS encoding isocitrate lyase/phosphoenolpyruvate mutase family protein — translated: MSAEKLRALHVPGKPLILPNAWDADTAQAVEAAGFPIVATSSAAVAAALGQSDHEGGSADEMLAAAKRIVDAVSVPVTVDAEAGYGLAPADLAARLKEIGAVGCNIEDTDHGKGSQRPAAEQAEWLAGLRRAAGDGLVVNARVDSFLGAPDEQAVLDDAVARGRAYLEAGADCVYPILVRSPEVLAEFVRQVGGPVNASALPGGPGLAGLAELGVARISLGAGLWRYLRGVLESTLGGIAQGKLPY
- a CDS encoding cation acetate symporter, producing MSTLAASVEGSSPTLNITIFALFVVITLVIVFRASRNTKTASDYYAAGRAFTGPQNGIAISGDYLSAASFLGIAGAIAVYGYDGFLYSIGFLVAWLVALLLVAELLRNTGKFTMGDVLAFRMRQRPVRAAAAVSTLVVSFFYLLAQMAGAGGLVALLLGIEGKAAQSLVIAVVGVIMIAYVLIGGMKGTTWVQIIKAALLIVGALAMTLWVLGKYGFNFSALLQGAVDKAGHAGEALLGPGKQYGTNGTTKLDFFSLGIALVLGTAGLPHVLMRFYTVPTAREARRSVVWAIVLIGVFYLFTLVLGYGAGALVGPDAIKKAPGGVNSAAPLLALNLGGPVLLGLISAIAFATILAVVAGLTITASASFAHDVYANVLKKGKANTGSEVRVARITAVVIGIVAILGGILANGQNVAFLVALAFAVAASANLPTILYSLFWKRFNTQGALWSIYGGLIVTIVLIVFSPAVSGKPVDPKTGKSASMLQGVDFHWFPLDNPGLVSIPIAFVLGWLGTILSKEHDKAKYAEMEVRALTGAGAEKAVQH
- a CDS encoding DUF485 domain-containing protein, giving the protein MSAGDPSGAPPDTIWEQAHDSAEFRELRGRLRRFVFPMAGLFLAWYLLYVLLADYAHGFMSTKITGNFTVGLLFGLLQFVSTFLITWLYVRYANKKLDPLAERIKDDIENPAKEGA